In the genome of Rhodoplanes sp. Z2-YC6860, one region contains:
- a CDS encoding DMT family protein has product MPFQLSSSYLTPIALLVCSNLFMTTAWYGHLKYKEVPLWGVILTSWAIAFIEYCFAVPANRYGSAVYSTAQLKTMQEVITLLVFVGFSVVYLKEPIGWNHLIGFACICVGAFFIFQKW; this is encoded by the coding sequence ATGCCCTTCCAGCTATCTTCGTCTTACCTAACCCCGATCGCACTTCTCGTCTGCTCGAATCTGTTCATGACGACGGCTTGGTACGGCCACTTGAAATACAAGGAAGTGCCGCTCTGGGGCGTCATCCTGACGAGCTGGGCGATCGCATTCATCGAGTACTGCTTCGCCGTCCCGGCCAATCGTTACGGCAGTGCCGTCTATTCGACGGCCCAGCTCAAGACGATGCAGGAGGTCATCACCCTTCTGGTCTTTGTCGGCTTCTCGGTGGTCTATCTGAAAGAGCCGATCGGCTGGAACCATCTCATCGGCTTCGCTTGTATATGCGTCGGGGCCTTCTTCATCTTTCAGAAATGGTAG
- a CDS encoding Hsp70 family protein, producing MSSCGLDFGTSNTTFGRTVARAPALIPLEGEKTAIPSAIFFERDGRVVIGHAAIGAYVDGIPGRLMRSLKSVLGTSLIEETTLVGRERRSFRDVIAFYLRAVKRRAEQASGREFRSVVHGRPVHFVDNAPEADRKAEETLRGIVREIGFDHVTFQFEPIAAALDYERQISGEEIALIADIGGGTSDFSIVRLGPDRHQKADRESDILANDGVRVGGTDFDRRLSLGAVMPLFGYGSKMKRAGLDAPSTYFHELATWSSINRMYEANVALDIRSVRRDAAQPKLLDRLLRVLEEQRGHTLAMEVEDAKIALSEVAEAGIPLAWVEPGLKVAIGRKDLVGHTTELAARIGTRIAICLKQAGLAAKDIDVVFLTGGSVQLAHVRRAIVEGIPDARVVEGDTFGAVGKGLTIEAANRFGGAD from the coding sequence ATGTCATCTTGCGGGCTTGATTTCGGCACCTCGAACACGACCTTCGGCCGCACCGTTGCGCGTGCGCCGGCGCTGATCCCGTTGGAGGGAGAAAAGACCGCGATCCCCAGCGCGATCTTTTTCGAACGCGATGGGCGCGTGGTGATCGGGCATGCCGCGATCGGCGCCTATGTCGATGGCATTCCAGGGCGCTTGATGCGGAGCCTGAAGTCCGTGCTCGGCACCTCGCTGATCGAGGAGACCACGCTGGTCGGCCGCGAGCGCCGCAGCTTCCGCGACGTGATCGCGTTCTATCTCCGCGCGGTGAAGCGCCGGGCCGAGCAGGCCTCGGGCCGCGAGTTCCGCAGCGTCGTTCACGGCCGCCCGGTGCATTTCGTCGACAACGCGCCGGAGGCCGACCGGAAGGCCGAGGAGACGCTGCGCGGCATCGTCCGGGAGATCGGTTTCGATCACGTCACGTTCCAGTTCGAGCCGATCGCGGCGGCGCTGGACTACGAACGCCAGATCTCCGGCGAGGAGATCGCCTTGATCGCCGACATCGGCGGCGGCACGTCGGATTTCTCGATCGTGCGTCTTGGCCCGGATCGCCATCAGAAGGCCGACCGCGAAAGCGACATTCTTGCAAATGACGGCGTGCGCGTCGGCGGAACGGATTTCGACCGCCGGCTGAGCCTGGGCGCCGTCATGCCGCTGTTCGGCTACGGCAGCAAGATGAAGCGCGCCGGCCTCGATGCGCCGTCGACGTATTTCCATGAGCTCGCGACCTGGTCGAGCATCAACCGGATGTACGAAGCGAACGTCGCTTTGGATATCCGCAGTGTCAGGCGCGACGCGGCTCAGCCGAAGCTGCTCGATCGCCTGCTGCGCGTGCTCGAAGAACAGCGCGGCCACACCTTGGCGATGGAGGTCGAAGACGCGAAGATCGCGCTGTCCGAGGTTGCCGAGGCCGGTATTCCGCTGGCGTGGGTCGAGCCCGGCCTGAAAGTCGCCATCGGCCGCAAGGATCTCGTCGGTCACACCACGGAACTGGCGGCCCGCATCGGAACGCGGATCGCGATATGCCTCAAGCAGGCGGGGCTCGCCGCGAAGGACATCGATGTGGTGTTCCTGACGGGAGGTTCTGTCCAACTGGCTCACGTCCGGCGCGCCATCGTCGAGGGCATCCCGGATGCGCGCGTCGTCGAAGGCGACACGTTCGGTGCGGTGGGGAAGGGGCTGACGATCGAAGCCGCCAACAGATTTGGCGGGGCGGATTGA
- a CDS encoding DEAD/DEAH box helicase has translation MAERSYTEPTPVQAAVLAEAAAGRDLLVSAQTGSGKTVAYGLSIATNLLGDADRLEKGAKPLALIVAPTRELALQVQQEFAWLYQYTGARIVSCVGGMDPRREQRELSYGAHIVVGTPGRLCDHLRRGNLDVSELKAIVLDEADEMLDLGFREDLESILKTTPDSRRTLLFSATLPRGIVALAKQYQKDAFRIEVAGNEGGHADIEYRAIRVVAHEIEHAVVNVLRYFESPGAIVFCNTREAVRHLQASLLERGFSVVALSGELTQNERTHALQALRDGRARVCVATDVAARGIDLPHVGAVIHAELPNDPETLQHRSGRTGRAGRKGVSVLLVPPARRRRAELLLAQAGIDAAWGAAPQAEEIRKLDQQRMLQDEIFTAESTEDDLTLARALLAERSPEDIAAALARLYRSRLPSPEDILDPGQDRYRSRDDRRERRDVRNGNSPAVTEARKKKPGFRHSLAGGSVWFRLSVGRQKNAEARWLLPMICRRGSIDKHDIGAIRIYPTHTEFEISGQAAEQFSVNLNRPDKEENIRIEALPAGPQGEAPAEAPADQAASDGKTSGGKPYEGKKDRKPDHRPPHRPDHKPRQDGKPHHERRHKHHGEASGGNPPHKPASDQKRRHEHHAADARRPRRDHANPFAKPAFGKKPKKNKFRR, from the coding sequence TTGGCCGAGCGAAGCTACACCGAGCCGACGCCCGTCCAGGCCGCGGTGCTGGCCGAAGCGGCCGCCGGCCGCGATCTGCTGGTCTCGGCCCAGACCGGCTCGGGCAAGACCGTTGCCTATGGGCTGTCGATCGCGACGAATCTTCTCGGCGATGCGGATCGCTTGGAAAAGGGCGCCAAGCCGCTCGCATTGATTGTCGCGCCGACGCGAGAGCTCGCGCTGCAGGTGCAGCAGGAGTTCGCGTGGCTCTATCAATACACCGGCGCCCGCATCGTCTCCTGCGTCGGCGGCATGGACCCGCGCCGGGAGCAGCGCGAGCTTTCTTACGGCGCGCACATCGTGGTCGGAACGCCGGGGCGGCTCTGCGACCACCTGCGGCGCGGCAATCTCGACGTCTCGGAATTGAAGGCGATCGTGCTCGACGAAGCCGACGAGATGCTCGATCTGGGCTTTCGCGAGGACTTGGAATCCATCCTCAAGACCACGCCGGACAGCCGCCGCACACTGCTATTCTCGGCGACGCTGCCGCGCGGCATCGTGGCGTTGGCGAAGCAATACCAGAAAGACGCATTCCGCATCGAGGTCGCGGGCAATGAAGGCGGCCACGCCGACATCGAATATCGCGCCATTCGCGTCGTCGCGCACGAGATTGAGCACGCGGTCGTCAACGTGCTGCGGTATTTCGAATCGCCCGGGGCCATCGTGTTCTGCAACACCCGGGAGGCCGTCCGGCATTTGCAGGCGTCGCTGCTGGAGCGCGGATTTTCCGTCGTGGCCCTGTCGGGCGAACTCACGCAGAACGAGCGGACCCACGCGCTGCAGGCGCTGCGCGACGGGCGCGCGCGCGTTTGCGTCGCCACCGACGTGGCGGCGCGCGGCATCGACCTGCCGCACGTCGGCGCCGTCATTCATGCCGAGCTGCCGAACGATCCGGAAACCCTGCAGCATCGCTCCGGCCGCACCGGCCGGGCCGGCCGCAAGGGCGTGAGCGTGCTGCTGGTGCCGCCCGCGCGCCGCCGCCGCGCGGAGTTGCTGCTGGCCCAGGCCGGCATCGATGCTGCGTGGGGCGCGGCGCCCCAGGCGGAGGAAATTCGCAAGCTCGATCAGCAGCGCATGCTGCAGGATGAGATTTTCACCGCGGAGTCGACCGAGGACGACCTGACGCTGGCGCGCGCGCTGCTCGCCGAGCGGTCGCCCGAGGATATCGCCGCAGCGCTGGCGAGGCTCTATCGCTCGCGGCTGCCTTCGCCCGAAGACATCCTCGATCCCGGCCAGGACCGCTATCGATCGCGCGATGACCGCCGCGAACGGCGCGACGTCCGCAACGGCAACAGCCCCGCCGTGACGGAAGCGCGAAAGAAGAAGCCGGGCTTCCGTCACAGCCTGGCGGGGGGCAGCGTCTGGTTTCGCCTGAGTGTCGGACGGCAGAAGAATGCCGAAGCCCGCTGGCTGCTGCCGATGATCTGCCGCCGCGGCAGCATCGACAAGCACGACATCGGCGCGATCAGGATTTACCCGACCCACACCGAGTTCGAGATTTCAGGGCAGGCCGCGGAGCAGTTCTCGGTCAACCTCAATCGTCCCGACAAGGAAGAGAACATCCGCATCGAGGCGCTGCCGGCCGGCCCGCAAGGCGAAGCGCCAGCCGAAGCTCCTGCCGATCAAGCCGCGAGCGACGGCAAAACCTCCGGAGGCAAGCCATACGAGGGCAAGAAAGATCGCAAGCCGGATCACCGGCCACCTCATCGGCCAGATCACAAGCCGCGTCAGGACGGCAAACCCCACCACGAGCGGCGCCACAAGCATCATGGCGAGGCGTCAGGCGGCAACCCGCCTCACAAGCCAGCGTCGGATCAGAAGCGGCGGCACGAACACCACGCCGCCGACGCCCGGCGGCCGCGGCGCGATCACGCCAATCCTTTTGCCAAGCCCGCGTTCGGCAAGAAGCCGAAGAAAAACAAGTTTCGCCGTTGA
- a CDS encoding DUF4336 domain-containing protein, which yields MLQPFGPNIWIVDGSDVAVAGFRYPTRAAVIRLSAGGLFIWSPVHLTDKLRTELDALGTVRHIVAPNSLHHLFLHEWKQAFPNARLYAPPRLQKTRPDLAFDAELDDESGTEWSGEIESVVMHGNLITAEVVFFHKASGTALFTDLLQQIPAGHITGWRRLVAKLDLMVEPEPSVPRKFRIAFTNRGAARNSLKRILDWPVEKVLMAHGAPVERDGLAFINRSFKWLKP from the coding sequence GTGCTGCAGCCGTTCGGCCCCAATATCTGGATCGTGGACGGCTCTGACGTTGCGGTCGCGGGATTTCGCTATCCGACCCGCGCCGCCGTGATCAGGCTATCGGCCGGCGGCCTTTTCATCTGGTCGCCGGTGCACCTGACCGACAAATTGCGCACCGAACTCGATGCGCTCGGCACGGTTCGCCATATCGTCGCGCCCAATTCGCTTCATCACCTCTTCCTGCATGAATGGAAGCAGGCTTTCCCGAACGCCAGGCTCTATGCGCCGCCGCGGTTGCAAAAGACAAGACCCGACCTTGCCTTCGACGCCGAACTCGACGACGAGAGCGGAACGGAGTGGTCCGGAGAGATCGAGTCCGTCGTCATGCACGGCAATCTGATCACCGCAGAGGTCGTGTTCTTTCATAAAGCGAGTGGCACCGCCCTGTTCACGGATCTTCTTCAGCAGATCCCCGCAGGCCACATCACGGGCTGGAGGCGTCTCGTCGCCAAGCTCGACCTCATGGTGGAACCCGAGCCGTCCGTGCCGCGTAAGTTTCGTATCGCTTTCACCAATCGCGGCGCCGCCCGCAATTCCTTGAAACGCATCCTGGACTGGCCGGTCGAAAAGGTGCTGATGGCTCACGGCGCGCCTGTCGAACGAGACGGCTTGGCGTTCATAAACCGCAGTTTCAAGTGGCTTAAACCCTGA
- a CDS encoding VOC family protein, with translation MKRIWTIIGVADVPRSVTWYQSLLGLPETAPAHDYFGQIVDADGTVLLALHAWGAHEHPSLTSPEHAAPGNGLLLFFRVDDLSSALPRARALVGRLEEEPHLNPNTETMEFSVRDPDGYYVTLSALDPD, from the coding sequence ATGAAACGCATCTGGACGATCATCGGCGTAGCGGACGTGCCCCGCAGCGTCACATGGTACCAGTCGCTGCTCGGTCTGCCGGAAACGGCTCCGGCTCACGACTATTTCGGGCAGATCGTCGATGCCGACGGAACGGTGCTGCTGGCTTTGCACGCATGGGGCGCCCATGAGCATCCTTCGCTGACAAGTCCCGAACACGCCGCGCCCGGCAATGGGCTGCTGTTGTTTTTTCGCGTAGACGACTTGAGTTCCGCTCTGCCGAGGGCTCGCGCACTCGTCGGCAGACTCGAGGAAGAGCCGCATCTGAATCCCAACACGGAAACGATGGAATTTTCGGTCCGCGATCCCGACGGATATTACGTCACGCTGAGCGCGCTCGATCCGGACTAG
- the ccoS gene encoding cbb3-type cytochrome oxidase assembly protein CcoS, protein MTVLLYLVPMALALGLSGLAAFLWSVRAGQYDDLDGAALRVLSDEDV, encoded by the coding sequence ATGACCGTTCTGCTCTATCTCGTGCCGATGGCGCTCGCGCTAGGCCTTTCCGGCCTCGCGGCATTCCTGTGGTCGGTGCGCGCCGGTCAATATGATGACCTGGACGGTGCGGCACTCCGCGTGCTGTCGGATGAAGATGTGTGA
- a CDS encoding heavy metal translocating P-type ATPase, translated as MSETLDLSMFVTRDADGLARMELAVDGVACAGCIRKIEEGLKAMPGIASARLNFTDRRLVVGWREDKIGPGDVIYALERIGYRSHPFRPQQAESDEAQHARWLFKCLAVAGFAAMNVMLLSVSVWSGNVTDMTGETRDLFHWLSAAIALPAAAYAGQPFFLSAFRALRLGRTNMDVPISIGVVLALGMSLAETIAHAEHAYFDSALMLLFFLLCGRALDHAMRRKTRAVAGNLAALKAEVAHRLDDNNEIVSVPSAALRPGDRVLVRAGERVPADGVILTGSTELDESLVTGETARRVTASGAEIYAGSRSYSGAITMKVTAAAGGSLIDEVQRLLDSAILAKSKIVRLADRAARLYAPVVHLTAALTVIGWLIAGASIHDAIVTGIAVLIITCPCALALAIPAVQVVASGALFRSRIIVNAGDAIERLARADTVVFDKTGTLTLPDAQLVDAAAIPPDLLERAARLALSSHHPLAAAVAQHAQRRTPYDGAVEEAGCGVRAVIDGVEARLGSPEFCGVAAPMDGTGGLSFIGFMHNGRSTVLSVRQALRPAALETVRALAALGLDLHILSGDRVEAVAPVAEALGIRSWRAGLKPAEKIACLAEMKAAGRRVLMVGDGLNDAPALAAAHVSLSPISAAEITQAQADAVFLGEPLLPVLDAVRIARQARALMMQNLWIAVLYNAIAVPVAIAGGITPLIAAAAMSGSSIIVTLNAFRARGKAARRDALPVPAGAPATGGAA; from the coding sequence CGCGACGCCGACGGCCTCGCGCGCATGGAGCTCGCCGTCGACGGCGTCGCCTGCGCCGGCTGCATCCGCAAGATCGAAGAGGGTCTCAAGGCGATGCCGGGCATCGCCAGCGCGCGGCTGAATTTCACCGACCGCCGTCTCGTGGTCGGCTGGCGCGAGGACAAGATCGGCCCCGGCGACGTGATCTACGCGCTGGAGCGCATCGGCTACCGCTCGCATCCGTTCCGCCCGCAGCAGGCCGAGTCCGACGAGGCCCAGCACGCCCGGTGGCTGTTCAAGTGCCTTGCGGTGGCGGGCTTTGCGGCAATGAACGTGATGCTGCTGTCGGTTTCAGTGTGGTCCGGCAACGTCACCGACATGACGGGGGAAACCCGCGACCTGTTCCACTGGCTGTCCGCCGCCATCGCGCTGCCGGCGGCGGCCTATGCGGGCCAGCCGTTCTTTCTGAGTGCGTTCCGCGCGCTGCGCTTGGGCCGCACCAACATGGACGTGCCGATCTCGATCGGTGTCGTGCTGGCGCTCGGCATGTCGCTCGCCGAGACCATCGCCCACGCCGAACACGCCTATTTCGACTCGGCGCTGATGCTGCTGTTCTTCTTGCTCTGCGGGCGGGCGCTCGATCATGCCATGCGGAGGAAGACGCGGGCGGTGGCCGGCAACCTCGCGGCGCTCAAGGCTGAGGTCGCGCACCGGCTCGACGACAACAACGAGATCGTCTCGGTGCCGAGCGCGGCGCTCAGGCCTGGCGATCGCGTGCTGGTGCGCGCCGGCGAGCGCGTGCCGGCCGACGGCGTCATCCTGACCGGCAGCACGGAGCTCGACGAAAGCCTCGTCACCGGCGAGACCGCGCGGCGGGTGACGGCATCGGGGGCGGAGATTTACGCGGGCAGCCGCAGCTATTCCGGCGCCATCACCATGAAGGTGACGGCCGCGGCCGGCGGCTCGCTGATCGACGAGGTGCAGCGGCTGCTCGACAGCGCGATCCTGGCTAAATCGAAGATCGTTCGCCTCGCCGACCGCGCGGCGCGGCTTTACGCGCCGGTCGTGCATCTCACCGCGGCGCTGACCGTGATCGGCTGGCTGATCGCCGGCGCCTCGATCCACGACGCGATCGTCACCGGCATCGCGGTGCTGATCATCACCTGTCCCTGCGCGCTGGCGCTCGCCATTCCGGCCGTGCAGGTGGTCGCCTCCGGCGCGCTGTTCCGGAGCCGGATCATCGTCAATGCCGGCGACGCCATCGAGCGGCTGGCCCGCGCCGACACCGTGGTGTTCGACAAGACCGGCACGCTGACGCTGCCGGACGCGCAACTTGTCGATGCCGCCGCGATCCCGCCGGACCTGCTCGAGCGCGCGGCGCGGCTGGCGCTGTCGAGCCATCATCCGCTCGCCGCCGCCGTGGCCCAGCACGCCCAGCGCCGCACGCCCTATGACGGCGCGGTGGAAGAAGCCGGCTGCGGCGTTCGCGCCGTCATCGACGGTGTTGAAGCCCGCCTCGGCAGCCCGGAATTCTGCGGCGTGGCTGCGCCCATGGATGGCACCGGCGGCCTGTCCTTCATCGGCTTTATGCATAACGGCCGGTCGACGGTGCTGTCGGTGCGGCAGGCGCTGCGGCCCGCGGCACTTGAGACGGTGCGCGCGCTGGCCGCCCTGGGGCTCGATTTGCACATCCTCTCGGGCGACCGCGTCGAAGCGGTGGCGCCGGTCGCCGAGGCGCTCGGCATCCGCTCCTGGCGCGCCGGGTTGAAGCCTGCCGAGAAGATCGCCTGTCTCGCCGAGATGAAAGCCGCAGGCCGCCGCGTGCTGATGGTCGGCGACGGCCTCAACGACGCGCCGGCGCTTGCCGCAGCCCACGTCTCGCTGTCGCCGATCAGCGCCGCCGAGATCACCCAGGCGCAGGCCGACGCGGTGTTCCTCGGCGAGCCGCTGTTGCCCGTGCTCGATGCAGTCCGTATCGCGCGACAAGCCCGTGCGCTGATGATGCAGAACCTCTGGATCGCAGTGCTCTACAACGCCATCGCAGTGCCCGTGGCGATCGCAGGCGGCATCACGCCATTGATTGCCGCCGCCGCAATGTCCGGTTCCTCGATCATCGTCACTTTGAACGCGTTCCGTGCACGCGGGAAAGCGGCTCGACGGGATGCGCTGCCGGTCCCCGCGGGTGCGCCTGCGACCGGAGGTGCTGCATGA